The DNA segment TTGTCCCTTCCCCACATTACCCAACTGTGTGCCACAAGCATCTCATCTCAAAACTTTTCTGTTTCAAGTACAGGAAGTTGAGAGAGATAAAATCCAGTGAAAACACATTAATGTCAAttcaacttaaaaaagaaaacaaagcaaatttaAATTAGTTGTTtccagggaagagggaaaggacagCATGGGGTTGAGCCAAACTACGGCAGGGCTCTTTGCTATACATGGCGTGCTGTGCTCTGAAAACTGTCATATTGTAAAATAAAGTAGCTTTTGTGGATTCTGGTATTGTAAACATGTGGTTTAATATTACCCAAATTTAATTTAAAGCATCtttccaaaccaaacaaaatgtaAAACCTTAAAGGCAAATATCCCCTAAGGAGCAAGTCACTTGTTATAGAACTGTGAGGACACCCAAGCAAGACCCCACTTGAGATTCGTCAGCATGAACTTGAGCGCCTTTGTCCACTGCTCCTCAGAGTTAAACTGGGTTTTGATGGAATAGGAGCCGCCACTGCCTCCAGTGTCTTCAATCTTGCCTTTCTCCACGTCCATCCTGCAGGTGCACACAGCTCATTAGTAACAGAGCCAACCTATGTCGGTTCAGGCAAGTGGGCAGGGACTTGATCATGAGACCATTCACGTCATTTTATCTAATAAAGAATGCCTGGCAAAGAACTACTGCTCATGTATTTTGGATTTGCTTGAAAGCCTAAAATCAAAGGCTGTCACAAAAGCCTCATTGTCGTGGCAGAGTGCAGGACAGGAGAGGACGCACCCACACAGGAGGGAGTGAAGGGTACAGTACTCTTCACTGTCTGCCTAGGCATCCCGAGCTCAAGGAGCAGAGAGCTTTGTAGGGTGAGAAGATTTAACTTCCCCCGTCTTTTCCTCACTGTGAAACAAATGATGTGGAAAATCCcactcttcctgccttagccccGAGTACTAGGTTATAGGGTGCCGTATCTCACCTGGCATTGGAGCTTAGGTTCTTGACCTGGTTAGTCTCTGCTGGGCTGCTACACTGACTGAGAGAAGCATTCTTGTCTATTTCTAAGGCTGCAGGAAAAGCCTTTCTGAAATGAGGCTGCAAGCGTGAGCCTCTGCCAAGGGAATCCCCTCCGCACCCACTCGGGACCAGGGGTCACGCTGTTCTGCTTGCAATACCATCAACGCCATGTGACTGCAGACTGTTCTTTTTTGCCATTTTTACTGTCTGTTCTCATTCACTGGTCCTTTAATTCAGTTAGTCCTTGCTACAAGTTTACTGAGCCCTCAGGATACAGGGCACACTCACCTGTACGGAAGACAAAATCGAGTCTCTCCTTTTTCCACCTCTTCTTTGAACTGCTGCACACAGTCCAGAAAAGCTACCATTGCATGGTCAAACTTGTTGTCCCAGAAAAACCGCAAACCCCCAGAACAGTACAACGGCAACTCCTGCCCGAGAAGAAAGAACTGGCTATGGGCACATCCCCGGTCATTCCCTGGCCTCCAAGCACCCAAGCTTTGTCTGCGCCCACCAGAACATGTATTATAGCTGACCAATGTCTGTGATAGCTCTCAACTCCAAAGCAACAGGCACTCGCCAGCTCCTGGCAGCCTGGCAGCTTCCGTCCCAGTGGAAATGTACCGAACTTCCGTACACTCCCCACCCTCTTACTCAAGCTCTCCCCTGATCTGCCAGACTCTTTCAacaggatataaaaaaaaaaaaaaaaattctctgtaaCCCCCAAAGAGCTAAGTCTGAACAAGATGTTGGCACCTTATGAGAGAGTCTGAGAAAGACACTGAAAAGTGTCAGTTGACATAAAAATTATGCCTTTTTAAAGACACAAGGCCTTTTGTACtttaggcaagtactctatctCTAAGCCTCATCCCTAGGCGCCAGTGAACCCATTTTGTTAGGATAAGCACAAACTCTGTAAGCCAATGCAAATAGGACCTTCCAGAGTACCTTAGATTTGTCTGTCAGGGACTCCAGATACGAGTGATTTCCATAGGGAACAAGTCGGTACCTAAAGTGGATGCAGAGAGATGGGTACAAGACTCTTCCTCCagctgctattattattattattattattattattattattattttattattattactgaacTGCAACCCAGccacttttggttttttttgagagagtttctgtgtagccctggctgacctggaacttgttctgtaggccaggctagccttgaatccagagatccgcctgcctttgcctcccgagtactgggataaAGATGTGAGCAACCCCTGCTCGGCTGCAGCCCAGTAACCTCCAGTCTACATACACGTCTTTCCTAAAGACTTGACTGCTCCCTCCCACTCCCAACTCCTAGAGAGCCCATGTTTAAAGCCTTAAATGATTCCATCTACTATGTAACGGCAGAGGGGTCCATCAATGTACGTATGTTGTAGCTtactttttccttattttttaaatgacagaaTCTCCCTATGTAGGccagctgactttgaacttttgatccttctgccttagcttctccaacactaggattacaggtatttGACatcatgccttttttttttgttttttttttttttttttttttttttttggatttagAAGGTACATATAACTTTCAGCCTGTGGGTTACCTTTGTCCCAGGATAGCTATGAATGAGGTTCAACTCATTTGGGGACCACAAATATCAAACGGTTGGGCTggtagaattttaaaaacaaaaactgatggggttggggatttagctcagtggtagagcgcttgggttcggtccccagctccgaaaaaaagaaaaaagaaaaaaaaaaaaaacaaacaaaccaaaaactgaAACTTATTTTAGGAAAAAATTAGGTTCTGAAAACTGTTGGAGAGCACTGCTAGTCATACACTTTGATGATTACTGCGTGGCATCGCAGGCGAGAGCCCTGTGATGAGGGAAACCACACATAGGCCCTTCACCCACAGGAAACTGTCTGCTTTCAGCAAGGGTTCTTGCCACAGCGGAGCTGACAGATTACATCGAAGACACACATCACCCAGGGTTCCATGAAGAGCTGCATTTTCTCACCTCTGAAATTTCAGACCCATCTTATTGGCCAAAGCATGGAGCAACAACACTGTCTGGCCCCAGGCAGCATTGATTTCATTCCATTCCACAGGAGCACTGGGCAAGCGACCCAGTCTGAAATTATTGATCGT comes from the Rattus norvegicus strain BN/NHsdMcwi chromosome 10, GRCr8, whole genome shotgun sequence genome and includes:
- the Becn1 gene encoding beclin-1 isoform X1; translation: MWKKTERWWQKTWRRSRLRRRDWTRRKLSEYQREYSEFKRQQLELDDELKSVENQMRYAQMQLDKLKKTNVFNATFHIWHSGQFGTINNFRLGRLPSAPVEWNEINAAWGQTVLLLHALANKMGLKFQRYRLVPYGNHSYLESLTDKSKELPLYCSGGLRFFWDNKFDHAMVAFLDCVQQFKEEVEKGETRFCLPYRMDVEKGKIEDTGGSGGSYSIKTQFNSEEQWTKALKFMLTNLKWGLAWVSSQFYNK